Proteins encoded within one genomic window of Bacteroidales bacterium:
- a CDS encoding DUF4982 domain-containing protein — MSSQGKVESRNMKGLVTFDRKTKKDPFYWYKANWSKEPVLYITQRRVVNRGNQVTPVTIFSNVGTPRLFINGEEIKSGRKGYTYVHYIFDDVTLKEGENMIEAKVTRDGNSYKYEIVWNYSEADKDLDNNAPEVRLKEHAGL; from the coding sequence ATGTCATCTCAGGGAAAAGTAGAATCGAGAAATATGAAAGGATTGGTTACCTTTGACAGGAAGACGAAAAAGGATCCGTTCTACTGGTACAAGGCCAACTGGAGCAAAGAGCCTGTTTTGTATATTACACAGCGGAGGGTGGTGAACAGAGGTAATCAGGTAACACCGGTTACCATCTTTTCGAATGTGGGAACTCCACGGTTATTCATTAATGGCGAGGAGATAAAGTCAGGAAGAAAAGGATATACGTATGTTCATTATATATTTGATGATGTTACCCTGAAAGAAGGGGAGAACATGATTGAAGCAAAAGTAACAAGAGACGGAAATTCTTATAAATATGAAATAGTATGGAATTATTCCGAAGCAGATAAGGATTTGGACAATAACGCCCCTGAAGTCCGTTTGAAAGAACATGCCGGATTGTGA
- a CDS encoding alpha-L-fucosidase has protein sequence MKKSVFIIFICMVFAFQAMAQNNPPRRIPLKHGAHHTGKRTDPEMQRWREYGLGQFIHWGVYAIPGGQWNGKISTYAAEWFRSSGLISREEYDNLYKQFNPVAFDAKKWAKQAKQMGAKYMIFTTKHHDGFCMWPSKYTDYTIANTPYKNDIVKELVDAYDAEGIDVYLYFSIIDWNHPGYQAGASITSDDRLNWAGYVALKTDEQKARYETFKEFTRNQLIELLTDYPKAKGLWFDGSWDGAWMKEAAWVDELGKELRAMHPGLIIGSRFRADENGKRHVDSNGDLIDDYDQRFERNLPNTL, from the coding sequence ATGAAAAAAAGTGTATTTATTATTTTTATTTGCATGGTATTCGCCTTTCAGGCTATGGCACAAAATAATCCGCCCAGGCGCATTCCGTTGAAACATGGTGCCCATCATACAGGAAAACGTACCGATCCGGAAATGCAACGCTGGCGTGAGTATGGTCTGGGACAGTTTATTCATTGGGGTGTATATGCCATTCCGGGAGGGCAATGGAACGGAAAAATATCTACCTATGCCGCGGAGTGGTTTCGTTCATCCGGGCTCATCAGCAGGGAAGAATATGATAATTTGTACAAACAATTCAATCCGGTTGCCTTTGATGCGAAAAAATGGGCAAAGCAGGCAAAACAGATGGGTGCAAAATACATGATATTCACCACAAAACATCATGATGGCTTTTGTATGTGGCCGAGTAAATACACTGATTATACGATTGCCAACACTCCTTACAAGAACGATATCGTAAAAGAACTGGTAGATGCTTATGATGCAGAAGGAATAGATGTTTACCTGTATTTTTCCATTATTGACTGGAATCATCCCGGGTATCAGGCAGGGGCTTCCATTACAAGCGACGACAGATTGAACTGGGCCGGCTATGTGGCATTGAAAACCGATGAACAAAAGGCCCGTTATGAAACATTCAAAGAATTTACCCGTAATCAGTTGATCGAATTGCTGACCGATTATCCTAAAGCCAAAGGACTCTGGTTTGATGGCTCATGGGATGGGGCATGGATGAAAGAAGCTGCATGGGTGGATGAATTAGGAAAAGAACTCAGGGCAATGCATCCCGGACTGATCATTGGAAGCCGCTTCCGGGCCGATGAAAACGGAAAGCGCCATGTCGATTCGAACGGTGACCTGATCGATGACTATGATCAAAGGTTTGAAAGGAACTTGCCGAATACGCTG
- a CDS encoding NUDIX domain-containing protein, whose product MCPFYQEQEKFFVAVDCIILGFKDDRLYLLVSKRKFEPLKGEDTLMGGFLRSDESLSETVTRVLYEYTGISDVFMEQVGTYGELGRDVGERVVSVAYYALINLKLFDDNLCKKHNARWEPLGKVGKLIFDHNQMLNDTIEILRKKAATKPIGFNLLPEKFTLPQLQSLYEAIYQRTLDKRNFRKKILEMDILEKQEDKDKSGSKRGAFYYRFNKEKYEQLLRNGYYFSL is encoded by the coding sequence ATGTGTCCATTTTATCAGGAACAGGAAAAGTTTTTCGTAGCAGTAGATTGTATTATTTTAGGATTCAAGGATGACAGGTTATATCTCCTCGTTTCTAAACGGAAATTTGAGCCATTGAAAGGAGAAGATACTTTAATGGGAGGTTTTTTACGTTCGGATGAAAGTCTTTCGGAAACCGTGACACGTGTACTGTACGAATATACCGGCATCAGCGATGTTTTTATGGAACAGGTCGGCACTTATGGCGAACTCGGACGTGATGTCGGGGAACGTGTTGTATCAGTTGCTTATTATGCGTTGATCAACCTGAAATTGTTCGATGATAACCTGTGTAAAAAACATAACGCCCGTTGGGAACCACTTGGAAAAGTAGGGAAACTTATTTTCGACCACAATCAGATGTTGAACGATACCATCGAAATTCTGAGGAAAAAGGCAGCGACAAAACCTATCGGTTTCAATCTTTTGCCTGAAAAATTTACCTTACCGCAATTGCAATCACTTTATGAGGCCATTTACCAGCGAACGCTGGATAAACGGAATTTCAGGAAAAAAATTCTGGAAATGGATATTCTGGAAAAGCAGGAAGACAAGGATAAATCGGGTTCGAAAAGAGGTGCGTTTTATTACAGGTTTAACAAAGAAAAATACGAACAGTTGCTGCGGAACGGCTATTATTTTTCTTTATGA